One Nyctibius grandis isolate bNycGra1 chromosome 26, bNycGra1.pri, whole genome shotgun sequence DNA window includes the following coding sequences:
- the KRT20 gene encoding keratin, type I cytoskeletal 20: protein MAFSNQSFQWGTSTRFQPTAPSVSGLTSRKTSIQKIQAPSVYGGAGGYGTRVSTSTSYGQGFGGSFQLNITGNDVLLAGNEKSTMQNLNDRLAAYLEKVRSLEKANSLIEKQIKEWYEKSTTDVRLDYSSYFKTIEDLQSKISAAQLENARLVLRIDNAKLAADDFRLKYENEHLLRQSVESDVNGLVRVRDDLTLTKSDLESQIESVNEELAFLKKTHEEDVDRLRKQVGGSVNVEVDAAPSINLATIMENMRQQYEEMAEKNRQEAKEQFEKQTEQLNQEVAINVEQLQVQRTEITERRQIFQGVELELQSQLNMKKSLEDTLAETEARYSYQLTQIQGAVATLEAQLRQLRADMESQSSEYSILLDIKTRLEMEIATYRRLLEGEDSGHFEVDVSMAELEKESSKVKKIKTIVEEVVDGKVVSSQIKEIEEKM from the exons ATGGCGTTCTCTAACCAAAGCTTTCAGTGGGGCACAAGCACCCGCTTCCAACCAACTGCACCCAGTGTCAGTGGTTTAACCTCCAGGAAAACGTCCATCCAAAAGATTCAGGCACCCAGCGTCTATGGGGGAGCTGGTGGCTACGGCACCCGTGTATCCACCAGCACCAGCTACGGACAAGGCTTTGGTGGGAGCTTCCAGCTTAATATCACTGGTAATGACGTGCTGCTCGCGGGCAATGAAAAATCAACTATGCAAAATCTAAATGACCGTTTGGCGGCGTATCTGGAGAAGGTGCGTTCTCTGGAAAAGGCAAACTCCCTGATTGAAAAGCAGATCAAGGAGTGGTACGAGAAGAGTACCACAGACGTAAGGCTTGACTATAGCTCATACTTCAAAACAATTGAAGATCTCCAGAGTAAG ATTAGTGCTGCACAGCTGGAAAATGCAAGGCTCGTCCTGCGGATTGACAATGCCAAACTGGCTGCTGATGATTTCAGACTGAA GTATGAGAATGAACACCTGCTCAGACAAAGTGTCGAGAGTGACGTCAATGGTCTGGTCCGAGTTCGTGATGACTTGACTTTGACGAAATCTGATTTGGAGTCACAGATTGAAAGTGTGAATGAAGAACTAGCTTTTCTTAAGAAGACCCACGAGGAG GACGTTGACAGACTGCGCAAACAGGTGGGCGGCTCAGTTAATGTAGAGGTGGATGCTGCTCCAAGTATTAATCTTGCAACTATTATGGAAAACATGAGACAGCAATATgaagaaatggcagaaaagaACCGTCAAGAAGCCAAAGAACAATTTGAAAAGCAG acAGAACAACTGAATCAGGAGGTAGCCATCAACGTTGAACAGCTACAAGTCCAAAGAACTGAGATCACCGAACGGAGACAGATCTTTCAGGGTGTGGAGCTAGAATTACAGTCCCAGCTTAACATG AAAAAGTCTTTAGAAGACACCCTGGCTGAAACGGAAGCGCGTTATAGTTACCAGCTAACGCAAATACAGGGAGCTGTTGCCACTTTAGAGGCTCAACTGAGGCAACTCCGAGCTGACATGGAGAGTCAGAGCAGCGAGTACAGTATATTGCTGGATATAAAGACTCGTTTGGAAATGGAGATCGCCACGTACCGCCGTCTGTTGGAAGGAGAGGACAGTGG ACATTTCGAAGTGGATGTATCTATGGCAGAGCTTGAAAAAG